One genomic window of Syngnathus acus chromosome 11, fSynAcu1.2, whole genome shotgun sequence includes the following:
- the LOC119130259 gene encoding elongation factor 1-alpha-like, whose protein sequence is MAKEKIHINIVVIGHVDSGKSTTTGHLIYKCGGIDKRAIEKFEKEAAEMGKGSFKYAWVLDKLKAERERGITIDIALWKFETTKYYVTIIDAPGHRDFIKNMITGTSQADCAVLIVAAGVGEFEAGISKNGQTREHALLAYTLGVQQLIVGVNKMDSTAPPYSEQRYFEITKEVSGYIKKIGYNPKAVCFVPISGWHGDNMLEPSDNMKWFKGWSIERKEGNASGKTLFEALDAILPPKRPTDKALRLPLQDVYKIGGIGTVPVGRVETGILKPGMIVTFSPVNLTTEVKSVEMHHESLPEALPGDNVGFNIKNVSVKDVRRGFVVGDSKSDPPKGAASFKSQVIILNHPGQISQGYSPVLDCHTAHIACRFSELLEKIDRRSGKVLEENPKFVKSGDAAIVKLVPSKPMTVEAFSEYPPLGRFAVRDMRQTVAVGVIKEVEKDQNAAGKVTKSAQKAQKK, encoded by the exons ATGGCCAAGGAGAAAATCCACATCAACATCGTGGTCATCGGCCACGTCGATTCCGGCAAGTCCACCACCACCGGACACTTGATCTACAAATGCGGCGGCATTGACAAACGAGCTATCGAAAAGTTCGAGAAGGAGGCTGCTGAG atGGGCAAGGGCTCCTTCAAGTACGCCTGGGTGCTGGACAAGCTGAAAGCAGAGCGTGAGCGTGGTATTACCATTGACATCGCTCTGTGGAAGTTTGAGACCACCAAGTACTACGTGACCATCATTGATGCCCCTGGACATAGGGACTTCATCAAGAACATGATCACTGGCACGTCTCAG GCTGATTGCGCCGTGCTGATCGTCGCTGCTGGCGTGGGTGAGTTTGAGGCTGGTATCTCTAAGAACGGCCAGACCCGCGAACACGCCTTGCTGGCCTACACCCTCGGCGTGCAGCAGCTCATCGTTGGAGTCAACAAAATGGACTCCACCGCGCCCCCTTACTCCGAGCAACGCTACTTTGAAATCACGAAGGAAGTCAGCGGCTACATCAAGAAGATTGGATACAATCCCAAAGCCGTCTGCTTCGTCCCCATCTCCGGATGGCACGGAGACAACATGCTGGAACCCAGTGACAAT ATGAAGTGGTTCAAGGGCTGGTCGATTGAGCGCAAGGAGGGCAATGCCAGTGGTAAGACCTTGTTCGAGGCTCTGGATGCCATCCTCCCCCCGAAACGACCCACCGACAAGGCCCTCCGTCTCCCCCTGCAGGATGTCTACAAAATTGGAG GTATCGGAACAGTGCCAGTGGGCCGTGTGGAGACTGGTATTCTGAAGCCCGGCATGATCGTCACCTTTTCTCCTGTCAACCTGACCACCGAGGTCAAGTCTGTGGAGATGCACCATGAGTCTCTGCCCGAGGCCTTGCCCGGTGACAATGTGGGTTTCAACATCAAGAACGTGTCTGTCAAGGATGTGCGCCGTGGCTTTGTTGTGGGTGACAGCAAGAGCGACCCACCCAAGGGTGCCGCGTCATTCAAATCTCAG GTCATCATCCTGAACCACCCTGGCCAGATCAGTCAAGGCTACTCCCCCGTGCTGGACTGCCACACGGCTCACATCGCCTGCAGGTTTAGCGAGCTGCTTGAGAAGATCGACCGTCGTTCCGGCAAGGTGCTTGAAGAAAACCCCAAGTTTGTTAAGTCTGGAGACGCCGCCATTGTCAAGTTGGTACCCTCCAAACCCATGACGGTGGAGGCCTTCTCTGAGTACCCACCGCTTG GCCGTTTTGCCGTGCGGGACATGAGACAGACTGTGGCTGTCGGCGTCATCAAGGAGGTGGAGAAGGACCAAAACGCCGCCGGGAAGGTCACCAAGTCCGCACAGAAGGCACAGAAGAAATGA
- the rpl11 gene encoding 60S ribosomal protein L11 isoform X2, with amino-acid sequence MAEQSEKKENPMKELRIRKLCLNICVGESGDRLTRAAKVLEQLTGQTPVFSKARYTVRSFGIRRNEKIAVHCTVRGAKAEEILEKGLRVREYELRKNNFSDTGNFGFGIQEHIDLGIKYDPSIGIYGLDFYVVLGRPGFSIADKKRKRGRIGFKHRIRKEESMRWFQQKYDGVILPGK; translated from the exons ATGGCG GAACAGAGTGAGAAGAAGGAGAACCCCATGAAGGAGCTGCGTATCCGCAAGCTCTGCCTGAATATCTGCGTCGGCGAGAGCGGTGACAGATTGACCCGAGCCGCCAAAGTGCTCGAGCAGCTTACGGGACAGACGCCTGTCTTTTCTAAGG CTCGTTACACCGTGAGATCGTTCGGCATCCGCAGAAACGAGAAGATTGCCGTCCACTGCACAGTCCGCGGCGCCAAAGCCGAGGAGATCCTGGAGAAAGGACTTAGG GTGCGCGAGTACGAGCTGAGAAAGAACAACTTCTCCGATACCGGAAATTTTGGCTTTGGCATTCAGGAGCACATCGACCTGGGCATCAAGTACGACCCCAGCATCGGCATCTACGGACTTGACTTCTACGTG GTTCTGGGCCGACCCGGCTTCAGCATCGCAGACAAGAAACGGAAACGCGGCCGCATCGGCTTCAAGCACCGCATCCGCAAAGAGGAGTCCATGCGCTGGTTTCAGCAGAAG TACGATGGCGTCATCCTCCCCGGCAAGTAA